In Ochrobactrum vermis, the following proteins share a genomic window:
- the prmC gene encoding peptide chain release factor N(5)-glutamine methyltransferase produces the protein MRLDHLMADARARLRAAGLETPDLDARLLVEWATGKTRLDLISAPEQPIEPAVIERLSAALDRRVKGEPVHRIMGARDFFGLPFRLSADTLEPRPDTEVLVELVIPALDALAAKTSTLELLDMGTGTGAIIISLLHHFERAHGIGLDVAEGALAMARINATANGVGDRFAALRSDWFENVCGRFHLIVSNPPYIPHEDIAGLSREVREHDPLAALDGGADGLNFYRALALKAVDHLYKEGMVAVEIGAGQFQDVEALFESAGFSLAGQASDLGGHRRAMLFAHKSNMQF, from the coding sequence ATGCGCCTTGACCATCTGATGGCCGATGCACGGGCAAGGCTTCGTGCGGCGGGGCTGGAGACGCCAGACCTCGATGCGCGCTTGCTGGTCGAATGGGCGACAGGCAAGACGCGGCTCGATTTGATTTCCGCACCTGAACAACCGATAGAGCCTGCCGTGATCGAACGCCTCTCCGCTGCGTTGGATCGGCGCGTAAAGGGTGAGCCGGTTCACCGGATCATGGGTGCCCGCGATTTTTTCGGCCTGCCTTTCCGGCTTTCCGCCGATACGCTCGAACCGCGTCCCGATACGGAAGTGCTGGTGGAGCTGGTCATTCCGGCATTGGATGCGCTCGCGGCAAAGACGAGCACGCTTGAACTGCTCGATATGGGAACGGGAACGGGCGCTATCATCATCTCGCTTCTGCACCACTTCGAGCGCGCGCACGGCATCGGTCTCGATGTGGCAGAGGGAGCGCTTGCAATGGCGCGAATCAATGCAACTGCCAATGGGGTGGGCGACCGCTTTGCAGCACTCAGAAGCGACTGGTTCGAAAATGTGTGCGGGCGGTTTCATCTCATCGTCTCAAACCCGCCCTATATCCCGCATGAAGACATTGCGGGATTGTCGCGGGAAGTTCGCGAGCACGATCCGCTTGCAGCACTGGATGGCGGCGCTGACGGGCTGAATTTTTACAGAGCCCTTGCGCTGAAGGCAGTAGATCACCTATATAAGGAAGGAATGGTTGCCGTTGAAATTGGCGCCGGACAATTCCAGGATGTTGAGGCGCTGTTCGAAAGCGCAGGTTTTTCTCTCGCGGGACAGGCGAGTGATCTTGGTGGCCACAGAAGGGCCATGCTTTTCGCGCACAAATCGAATATGCAATTTTGA
- the prfA gene encoding peptide chain release factor 1, translating into MIALPQDRMDQLLKRFSMIESQMANNPDSETYVKLASEYSELQEVVGKIRELTDARKEAIDLAAMRDDATNDAEMRALVQEELPEVEKRIDGLEQEVQILLLPKDAADEKNAILEIRAGTGGLEAALFAGDLFRMYERYAGEKGWRVELVSASEGDAGGYKEIIATVSGKGVFSKLKFESGVHRVQRVPETEAGGRIHTSAATVAVLPEAEDIDIEIRNEDIRIDTMRASGAGGQHVNTTDSAVRITHIPTGIMVVQAEKSQHQNRARAMQILRARLYDMERQKADTERSESRRSQVGSGDRSERIRTYNFPQGRVTDHRINLTLYKLDRVMEGELDELVDALISDHQTALLTELGH; encoded by the coding sequence ATGATCGCATTGCCGCAGGACCGGATGGACCAGCTCTTGAAGCGGTTCTCGATGATCGAAAGCCAGATGGCCAACAATCCGGATTCGGAAACCTATGTGAAGCTCGCATCGGAATATTCCGAGCTTCAGGAGGTGGTTGGCAAGATTCGCGAATTGACGGACGCCCGCAAGGAAGCAATCGATCTGGCGGCCATGCGGGACGATGCAACCAACGATGCCGAGATGCGCGCATTGGTGCAGGAAGAGTTGCCGGAAGTCGAAAAGCGTATCGATGGACTGGAACAGGAAGTGCAGATCCTGCTCTTGCCGAAGGATGCTGCCGACGAAAAGAATGCCATTCTCGAAATTCGCGCCGGTACCGGTGGTCTTGAGGCGGCTTTGTTCGCCGGTGACCTGTTCCGCATGTATGAGCGTTATGCCGGTGAAAAGGGCTGGCGGGTCGAGCTGGTCTCGGCCAGCGAAGGCGATGCCGGTGGCTACAAGGAAATTATCGCCACAGTTTCCGGCAAGGGCGTGTTCTCCAAACTCAAATTCGAATCGGGCGTGCATCGTGTGCAGCGTGTGCCCGAAACAGAAGCTGGCGGGCGCATTCATACGTCGGCTGCAACCGTCGCGGTTCTGCCTGAAGCGGAGGATATCGATATCGAAATCCGCAACGAGGATATCCGCATCGATACCATGCGCGCATCGGGCGCAGGCGGCCAGCACGTCAATACGACCGATTCGGCCGTACGCATTACCCATATTCCGACCGGCATCATGGTCGTTCAGGCAGAAAAATCCCAGCACCAGAACCGCGCCCGCGCCATGCAGATTTTGCGCGCACGCCTCTACGACATGGAGCGCCAGAAGGCGGATACCGAACGTTCGGAATCGCGGCGCAGCCAGGTTGGTTCCGGTGATCGCTCCGAGCGTATCCGCACTTATAATTTCCCGCAGGGGCGCGTCACCGATCACCGTATCAATCTGACGCTCTACAAACTCGACAGGGTTATGGAAGGTGAGCTGGATGAACTGGTGGATGCGCTGATTTCCGATCACCAGACCGCGCTTCTGACGGAACTGGGCCATTAG
- the ptsP gene encoding phosphoenolpyruvate--protein phosphotransferase: protein MRELTTGPRVLLKRLRELMAEPLEPQARLDRIVREIAQNMVAEVCSFYILRADGVLELYATEGLNPQAVHLAQLRLGQGLVGTIAASARPLNLTDAQSHPAFAYLPETGEEAYNSFLGVPVLRAGRTLGVLVVQNKTKRAYREDEVEALETTAMVLAEIIATGDGLRLARPGIELDLGRPMSVTGHAFNDGIGLGHVVLHEPRIVVTNLFNEDSQAELNRLDEALGSLRISIDDMLSRRDVAAEGEHREVLEAYRMFAHDRGWVRRLEEAIHNGLTAEAAVEKVQSDTRARMVHLTDPYMRERLSDFDDLANRLLRQLMGRDIKTIAESLVKDAIIVARSMGAAELLDYPRERLRGVVLEDGAATSHVVIVARAMGIPVVGQAKGIVSMAENNDAAIVDGDEGIMHLRPQSDLETAYAEKVRFRARRQAHYRELRDKPSVTKDGVDISLLMNAGLLVDLPQLSASGAAGIGLFRTELQFMVASTFPRAEQQERLYRSVIEAAGDKPVTFRTLDIGGDKVLPYFSSTVQEENPALGWRAIRLTLDRPGLLRTQLRALLKAAGGRELKILLPMITEVSEVKAAREIIDREVRHLSRFAHQLPMCLKLGAMIEVPSLLWQLEELMSLVDFISVGSNDLFQFLMATDRGNSLMSGRFDQLSPAFLRALRFIVETGNRHGKSVTLCGEMASRPLPAMALVGIGFRSISMSAAAIGPVKAMLDALDAGKLTALLAEELDKPNSAHSLRELLMKFAEDNDIPL, encoded by the coding sequence ATGCGTGAGCTGACAACCGGTCCCCGCGTACTGCTCAAGCGGTTGCGCGAATTGATGGCGGAGCCGCTGGAACCGCAGGCGCGCCTTGACCGGATCGTTCGTGAAATCGCCCAGAACATGGTCGCGGAAGTCTGCTCCTTCTACATATTGCGCGCCGACGGCGTTCTCGAACTTTACGCGACCGAAGGCCTCAATCCGCAGGCTGTTCACCTTGCCCAGCTTCGCCTCGGTCAGGGCCTGGTCGGTACGATTGCGGCAAGTGCCCGTCCTCTCAATCTGACGGATGCGCAAAGCCATCCGGCCTTCGCCTATCTGCCGGAAACGGGTGAAGAAGCCTACAATTCCTTCCTTGGCGTTCCCGTCTTGCGCGCTGGCCGTACTTTGGGCGTTCTTGTCGTCCAGAACAAGACCAAGCGGGCTTATCGGGAAGACGAGGTTGAAGCACTTGAAACCACCGCCATGGTCCTTGCCGAAATCATCGCAACCGGCGACGGTCTGCGTCTGGCCCGTCCGGGCATAGAGCTTGATCTCGGCCGCCCGATGAGCGTGACAGGACATGCTTTCAACGACGGTATTGGTCTTGGCCATGTGGTTCTGCATGAACCGCGCATCGTCGTCACCAATCTTTTCAACGAGGACAGTCAGGCGGAACTCAACCGGCTCGACGAAGCGCTGGGCAGCCTGCGTATCTCCATCGATGACATGCTGTCGCGCCGCGATGTGGCGGCGGAAGGTGAGCATCGCGAAGTGCTCGAAGCTTATCGCATGTTTGCTCATGACCGCGGTTGGGTGCGCCGTCTGGAAGAGGCTATTCACAACGGTCTGACTGCAGAAGCGGCGGTCGAGAAGGTGCAGAGCGACACACGCGCGCGCATGGTGCACCTGACCGATCCCTATATGCGCGAACGCCTGTCGGATTTTGATGATCTGGCGAATCGCCTTCTGCGCCAGCTCATGGGGCGCGACATCAAGACCATCGCCGAATCGCTGGTCAAGGATGCGATCATCGTTGCCCGCTCCATGGGAGCTGCCGAACTTCTGGATTATCCGCGCGAACGCTTGCGCGGTGTCGTTCTGGAGGACGGCGCCGCCACAAGCCACGTTGTGATCGTTGCCCGTGCCATGGGCATTCCGGTGGTTGGTCAGGCCAAGGGTATTGTATCCATGGCCGAAAACAACGATGCGGCCATCGTCGACGGCGATGAAGGCATCATGCATCTGCGTCCGCAGTCCGATCTGGAGACGGCTTATGCCGAAAAGGTTCGTTTCCGGGCGCGGCGTCAGGCTCATTACCGCGAGCTGCGCGACAAGCCGTCCGTCACGAAGGACGGTGTCGATATCTCGCTTCTGATGAATGCCGGTCTTCTTGTCGACCTACCGCAGTTGTCGGCCTCCGGCGCAGCGGGGATCGGCCTGTTTCGTACCGAACTTCAGTTCATGGTCGCCTCGACATTTCCGCGTGCCGAACAGCAGGAACGCCTCTATCGCTCGGTTATCGAGGCTGCAGGCGACAAGCCGGTGACTTTCCGGACGCTGGACATCGGCGGAGACAAGGTTCTCCCTTATTTCAGTTCGACCGTGCAGGAAGAAAATCCGGCACTCGGCTGGCGCGCTATCCGCCTGACGCTCGACCGTCCGGGATTGCTGCGCACCCAGCTACGAGCACTTTTGAAGGCGGCGGGCGGACGCGAATTGAAAATCCTGCTGCCGATGATCACGGAAGTCAGCGAGGTGAAGGCCGCGCGCGAGATCATCGACCGTGAAGTCCGTCATTTGTCGCGGTTCGCCCATCAGCTGCCCATGTGCCTGAAACTGGGCGCGATGATCGAGGTGCCGTCGCTTCTTTGGCAGCTTGAGGAACTGATGTCGCTCGTCGATTTCATCTCCGTCGGTTCGAATGATCTTTTCCAGTTCCTGATGGCGACCGATCGCGGCAACTCGCTGATGTCTGGTCGCTTCGACCAGCTTTCGCCTGCCTTCCTGCGCGCTTTGCGCTTCATTGTGGAGACGGGCAATCGTCACGGCAAGTCGGTCACCCTGTGCGGTGAAATGGCCAGCAGGCCGCTTCCTGCCATGGCGCTGGTGGGTATCGGCTTCCGCTCGATCTCGATGTCGGCGGCGGCAATCGGGCCCGTCAAGGCCATGCTCGATGCGCTGGACGCAGGCAAGCTCACGGCCTTGCTGGCGGAGGAGCTGGACAAGCCGAACAGTGCGCATTCGCTGCGCGAACTGCTGATGAAATTTGCCGAAGACAACGATATTCCGTTATAG
- the clpB gene encoding ATP-dependent chaperone ClpB yields the protein MNIEKYTERVRGFIQSAQTFALSSGNQQFTPEHVLKVLVDDDEGLATSLIERAGGRIADLRIGLQNALEKLPKVSGGNDQLYLSQPLAKVFSLAEELASKAGDSFVTVERLLTALAMEKSAKTSEILSAAGVTPTALNKVINDMRKGRTADSASAESNYDALKKYARDLTEDARAGKLDPVIGRDEEIRRTIQVLSRRTKNNPVLIGEPGVGKTAIAEGLALRIVNGDVPESLKDKQLMALDMGALIAGAKYRGEFEERLKAVLSEVQTAAGQIILFIDEMHTLVGAGKSDGAMDASNLLKPALARGELHCVGATTLEEYRKYVEKDAALARRFQPVFVDEPTVEDTISILRGLKEKYEQHHKVRVSDSALVAAATLSNRYITDRFLPDKAIDLVDEAASRLRMQVDSKPEELDEIDRRVMQLKIEREALKVETDTASRDRLQRLEKELTDLEEESAELTSKWQAEKQKLGLAADLKRQLEEARNALAIAQRSGEFQKAGELAYGKIPQLEKQLVEAESQENKGSLLEETVTPDHVAQIISRWTGIPVDRMLEGEREKLLRMEDELAKRVVGQGEAVQAISKAVRRARAGLQDPNRPIGSFIFLGPTGVGKTELTKALASFLFQDDTAMVRIDMSEFMEKHSVSRLIGAPPGYVGYEEGGVLTEAVRRRPYQVILFDEIEKAHPDVFNVLLQVLDDGRLTDGQGRTVDFRNTVIIMTSNLGAEYLVNLGEKDDVESVRDEVMGVVRAAFRPEFLNRVDEIILFHRLRREDMGVIVDIQMQRLQMLLSDRKIALQLEEDAREWLANKGYDPAYGARPLKRVIQKEVQDPLAERILLGDILDGSIVKISAGSDRLNFRPIRGALEGEGQKVDENA from the coding sequence ATGAACATTGAAAAATATACGGAACGCGTTCGCGGTTTCATTCAGTCCGCGCAGACTTTTGCGCTTTCATCCGGCAATCAGCAATTCACACCGGAACACGTGTTGAAAGTTCTGGTCGATGACGACGAAGGACTAGCCACGTCTTTAATCGAACGCGCAGGCGGACGGATTGCCGATCTGCGTATCGGCTTGCAGAACGCGCTCGAAAAACTGCCCAAAGTATCGGGCGGTAACGACCAGCTTTATCTTTCGCAGCCGCTTGCCAAGGTTTTCTCGCTTGCCGAGGAGCTTGCCAGCAAGGCAGGTGACAGCTTCGTCACCGTCGAGCGCCTTCTAACGGCGCTGGCGATGGAAAAATCTGCAAAGACGTCTGAAATTCTTTCCGCTGCCGGTGTGACCCCGACGGCACTGAACAAGGTCATCAACGATATGCGTAAGGGCCGTACCGCCGATTCGGCGTCCGCTGAAAGCAATTATGATGCGTTGAAGAAATATGCCCGCGATCTGACCGAGGATGCGCGTGCAGGCAAACTCGACCCCGTGATCGGCCGCGACGAGGAAATCCGCCGCACGATTCAGGTCCTGTCGCGCCGCACCAAGAACAATCCGGTTCTGATCGGCGAGCCGGGCGTCGGCAAGACCGCAATCGCGGAAGGTCTGGCGCTTCGCATCGTCAATGGCGACGTGCCTGAATCCTTGAAGGACAAGCAGTTGATGGCGCTCGACATGGGCGCGTTGATTGCCGGTGCCAAATATCGCGGCGAGTTCGAAGAGCGTCTGAAAGCGGTACTTTCCGAAGTGCAGACGGCTGCCGGCCAGATCATCCTCTTCATCGATGAAATGCACACGCTTGTCGGTGCAGGCAAGTCCGATGGCGCGATGGATGCTTCGAACCTGTTGAAGCCGGCCCTTGCACGTGGCGAACTGCACTGCGTTGGCGCGACGACGCTGGAGGAATACCGCAAATATGTCGAGAAGGACGCAGCGCTTGCCCGTCGTTTTCAGCCGGTATTTGTCGATGAACCGACCGTCGAGGATACGATTTCGATCCTGCGCGGTCTGAAGGAAAAATACGAGCAGCATCACAAGGTGCGCGTTTCGGATTCGGCTCTGGTTGCTGCGGCAACCCTGTCGAATCGCTACATCACCGACCGCTTCCTGCCGGACAAGGCGATTGATCTTGTCGATGAGGCCGCATCGCGCCTGCGCATGCAGGTGGATTCCAAGCCGGAAGAACTCGACGAAATCGATCGTCGCGTGATGCAGCTCAAAATCGAGCGTGAAGCGCTGAAGGTTGAAACCGATACGGCTTCAAGGGATCGTCTGCAGCGTCTTGAAAAAGAACTGACCGATCTGGAAGAAGAATCGGCGGAATTGACCTCGAAGTGGCAGGCTGAAAAGCAGAAGCTTGGACTTGCCGCCGATCTCAAGCGCCAGCTCGAAGAGGCGCGCAATGCTCTCGCCATCGCACAGCGTAGCGGTGAATTCCAGAAGGCGGGCGAACTTGCCTATGGCAAGATTCCGCAGCTTGAAAAGCAGCTTGTCGAAGCGGAAAGCCAGGAAAACAAGGGTTCTCTACTCGAGGAAACCGTTACACCTGACCACGTGGCGCAGATCATTTCGCGGTGGACCGGTATTCCGGTCGACCGGATGCTGGAAGGCGAGCGTGAGAAGCTGTTGCGTATGGAAGACGAACTTGCAAAGCGGGTCGTCGGACAGGGCGAGGCGGTTCAGGCCATCTCGAAAGCCGTTCGCCGTGCACGTGCCGGGCTTCAGGACCCCAACCGGCCTATCGGCTCGTTTATCTTCCTGGGCCCCACCGGCGTCGGCAAGACGGAACTGACCAAGGCGCTGGCTTCGTTCCTGTTCCAGGACGACACGGCCATGGTTCGTATCGATATGTCGGAGTTCATGGAAAAGCATTCCGTGAGCCGGCTGATCGGCGCACCTCCCGGCTATGTCGGCTACGAAGAAGGCGGTGTTCTGACGGAAGCTGTGCGGCGCAGGCCCTATCAGGTGATCCTATTCGACGAGATCGAGAAGGCGCATCCCGATGTGTTCAACGTGCTGTTGCAGGTACTGGATGACGGACGCCTGACCGACGGGCAGGGTCGTACGGTTGATTTCCGTAATACGGTCATCATCATGACCTCGAATCTCGGTGCTGAATATCTCGTCAATCTTGGCGAGAAGGATGATGTGGAGTCGGTTCGTGATGAAGTGATGGGCGTGGTGCGTGCTGCGTTCCGTCCGGAATTCCTGAACCGTGTCGATGAAATCATCCTGTTCCACCGGCTGCGCCGCGAGGACATGGGTGTGATTGTCGATATCCAGATGCAGCGGCTCCAGATGCTCTTGAGCGATCGCAAGATTGCGTTGCAGCTTGAAGAAGATGCACGCGAGTGGCTGGCCAACAAGGGCTACGACCCTGCCTATGGCGCACGTCCGTTGAAGCGTGTCATTCAGAAGGAAGTTCAAGATCCGCTCGCCGAGCGTATTCTTCTGGGCGATATTCTGGATGGCTCCATCGTCAAGATTAGTGCTGGTTCGGACAGGCTCAACTTCCGTCCGATTCGCGGTGCGCTTGAGGGTGAAGGTCAGAAGGTCGACGAGAACGCCTGA
- a CDS encoding DUF4167 domain-containing protein, with protein sequence MRPAQQNRRMRGRGNNNNNNNNNNNRKGPNPLSRNYESNGPDVKIRGNAQHIAEKYSALARDAQASGDRVIAENYLQHAEHYNRIIMAAMAQNPVPFQREETFDDDGADDEEAGFTPAVAQQPVNGSGPQPVIEGTPAEVVYGEDGGEPVKSGEGRQQPRERDNRDRRLGRGRRPQRERFNADERSDEQPQETQAQPVAEEVPAPAEVVAEQAAPVAVEAAPVADAASGEEAAPRRATRRPGRPRRAAKDSGDETPASEPANSDA encoded by the coding sequence ATGAGGCCAGCACAGCAGAACAGGCGCATGCGCGGACGGGGCAATAACAATAATAACAATAATAATAACAACAACCGCAAGGGCCCCAATCCTCTGTCGCGCAATTACGAAAGCAATGGCCCGGATGTGAAGATCCGTGGCAATGCGCAACATATTGCAGAAAAATACTCGGCACTTGCGCGAGACGCACAGGCATCTGGTGATCGCGTGATAGCGGAAAACTATCTTCAGCACGCTGAACATTACAATCGCATCATCATGGCTGCCATGGCGCAGAATCCGGTGCCGTTCCAGCGCGAGGAAACTTTCGACGATGATGGTGCGGATGATGAGGAAGCAGGCTTCACACCTGCCGTCGCACAGCAGCCTGTCAACGGTTCCGGCCCGCAGCCGGTTATCGAAGGGACGCCTGCCGAGGTTGTCTACGGTGAAGATGGTGGCGAGCCGGTAAAGTCCGGTGAAGGTCGTCAGCAGCCGCGCGAACGCGACAATCGTGATCGTCGCCTTGGTCGCGGTCGCCGTCCGCAGCGTGAGCGTTTCAACGCCGACGAACGTTCCGACGAACAGCCGCAGGAAACGCAGGCTCAGCCGGTGGCTGAAGAGGTTCCTGCTCCGGCTGAGGTTGTTGCCGAGCAGGCAGCACCGGTGGCCGTTGAAGCCGCTCCCGTCGCCGATGCTGCATCTGGCGAGGAAGCCGCACCACGCCGCGCCACGCGCCGTCCGGGCCGTCCGCGCCGCGCTGCCAAGGATAGCGGTGATGAGACGCCGGCATCGGAACCTGCGAATTCCGACGCGTAA